In Manis javanica isolate MJ-LG chromosome X, MJ_LKY, whole genome shotgun sequence, the DNA window AATACTCTGAGACtctttttttccatcttcctTTTTGACCTCTTCTTTTTTGACTACCTCTTTTCCAACTTCAGCCttgttttcatcttcctttccatCTCCTCTATTTTTCCCATCTCCTTtcccattttgttcttttctttcttcttctgctttttcttcatctttgtcgTCTTTTCCATCTTCCTCATTTCCACCTTTGTCCTCTTTTCCATCTTCATCCTCTTTCCcatcttcattctcttttctagtttctctttgtttttcatcttCTCCTCTATTTTCTCCATCTTCAGATTCTTTGCcatcttttcctttccccttGCCATACTCACCCTGTTTTTCACCTCCTTTCTCTTGTTTATCTTCTTCCTCCTTGCtatcttctccttcctctttttcatcttcacccTGTTTTacatctcctttcttttttttgtcttcttcctcttttccattttcatcctctttttcatctttgtcctcttttccatcttctttctcttcttgatcttctccatctccttcctgatcttctttttcatcttttccttctgctgaaactgcttctttcttttctgctcccTCTTCTTCAACAGcttcaactttttcttcttttacttcctcAAGTTCTTTTTCAGGAGCTGGTGCCTATgtgtataaagagaaaaaagaagattatatttgtaaatttagTTCCTGTAAATATTCAGACAGGATTATATCTATTTTATGGAAAGAATAATAATTCATTTACAAGAAAGTAGTTTTCCTGTGGAAAAGGCCTAAATACCACATCCAAGGAAAACATTCTAAGAAATAGAGTTAATTAAAATATCTCCATACAAGCATGCACACATTCAGGAAAACTTGTtcatataaataattttcattaaaaatatgaggaaatagagtaaatacataaaaatagcaCATATTCTATATCAGCAATCTCAATGAGTaccatgcatataaatatatcctttgaagaaatattttgtttctttaatggtgagatttttctttatgaaaagttactttaaaagttttttaccAGATATCATAGGATCACTTACAGACAAGTTTCCCTATATGTACAGGTTTGGTTTCTAGATTTGCCAATATATctcattttcagtgttttactAGAATATGTAAAAATGTGGTATgtcgggaagatggcagcatgagtagttcagagaaaatctcctccccaaaacatatatatttatgaaaatacaagaaattcaactattcctaaaagagacaccagtggatgcagtacaacagccaggatacatctacatctgcaagaactcagcatcacatgaagggggtaagatacaagctgcagtcAGGCGGGACCTAAATGCCCCAATGCCCCAAAacacagtgggaagaaaggagtcagaatggggagggagtgaaagcccaggactgctaaacaaccagctctagtaatctgcacctggaatgcagacacaaggtgcatggggtgctggatattagaaaaatggtaaaacaaaacctgggggcaggtccccacaaACAGCGcccttgagacaaaagaaaagcgagtgttttctgcaagtcttaaagagacagggaccccatagctggatgaagttgtcccggcaaCTGGGAATACTGGgaaaacttaggcaccctaaatggaggcagtgaagctccgaagcccctcacagcaataagcagcctgccagtcattcctccaactggcgcgggcCCCGAGACATGGGCctagtagcaggagagtggcagtgtgtgcAGGGGACAGCAGCGCTggaaggaaccaagagcagatccatgcaccacaggagaggcttgtgctagcccgcaGCGGCGTGACGGACAGCCCAGGTGCAGCTCATGCGCaccggtggcagtgaagccagagcccggtagaagacTGCGTGGAAGAGACCCGTgcgcacctgcagcggagccagagggagcaggtgtgctcaCAGCAGCCAACTGGAATTCTAGCCCAGCGTACAGTTGCCCAGGCCATACCCAAAGGCCACtgttgccacacagctgcccggcagggtcgccgctaccatggaggagtgcacctgccatgcctgccactccccgcagggctccaagctgctctgacggacactccacccacagcagcttaggggattaaaccagtggctgctccaggagtgcaggtaactgtcacagacagcagagaagggcaaggcatccagcaaacaggaaaggactttcttctcccagctgatgcACCCACAAACTGCCTACAGCctctgctatcaccatgaaaaggcaaaaaatttagtGCAGTCCAAGATATTTACACcggagaaaggatctgcagaggcagacctaatcagtctccctgaaaaagaattcaaaataaaaatcataaacatgctgacagagctgcagagaaatatgcaggagctaagggatgaagtccagagggagattacagatgtccggagggagattacagaagtgaaacaaactctggaaggatttataagcagaatggataagatgcaagaggccattcatggaatagaaaccaaagaacaggaatgcatagaacctgatgcagagagagataaaaggatctcgatctccaggaatgaaacagtattaagaggactgtgtgactaattcaaaaggaacaatatccgcattataggggtaccagaggaagaagagagagaaaaagggatagaaagtgtctttgaagaaataattgttgagaacGTCCCcacactgggagaggaaatagttgctcagactatggaggcacacagaactcccaagagacaggatccaaagaggacaacaccaagacacataataattaaaatggcaaagatcaaggacagggacagagtattaaaggcagccagggagagtaaaaaggtcacctacaaaggaaaacccatcaggctatcatcagacttctcaacagaaaccctagaggccagaagagaatggcatgatatatttaatgcaatgaaacagaagggccttgaaccaaggacgctgtatccagcacgattatcattaaaatatgaaggagggattaaacaattcccagacaagcaaaagttgagggaatttgcctcccacaaaccacctctacagggtatcttagagggactgctctagatgggatcACTCCTAAAaaggacacagaacaaaacacccaacatatgaagaatggaggaggaggaaaaagaagggaaagaaataatcgtaagactgtgtttataacagctcaataagcgagtgaggtcagacagtaaggtactaaacaagctaaccttgaacctttggtaaccacaaatctaaagcctgcaatggcaataagtacatatctttcaataatcaccataaatgtaaatggactgaatgtaccaatcaaaagacacagagtaatagaatggataaaaaagcaagacccatctgtatgctgcttacaagagactcacctcaaacccaaagacatgcacagattaaaaatcaagggatgaagaaagatatttcatgcaaagaacagagagaaaaaagcaggtgttgcaatactaatatcagacaaaatagacttcaaaataaagaaagtaacaaaagataaagaaggacattacataataataaagggatcagtccaacaagaggatataaccattataaatatatatgcacccaatacaggagcaccaacatatctgaaacaaatactaacagaacaaaaggaggaaagcgaatgcaatgcattcattctgggagacttcgacacaccactcactccaaaggacagatccaccagacaggaaatgagtaaggacacagaggcactgaacaacacactagaacagatggacctaatagacatctacagaactctacatccaaaagcaacaagacacacattcttctcaagtgcacatggaacattctccagaatagaccacatactaggccacaaaaagaacctcagtaaattccaaaagattgaaatcataccagccaacttttcagaacacaaggtataaaactggaaataaattgtacaaagaaagcaaaaaggctcacaaacccatgcaggcttaacaacatgctcctaaataatcaatggatcaatgaccaaataaaaatggagatccagcaatatatggaaacaaatgacaacaacacaaagccccaacttttgtgggacacaaaaaaagcagtcttaagaggaaagtatacagcaatccaggcatattaaaagaaggaaaaacaatcccaaatgaatagtctaatgtcacaattatcaaaattggaaaaagaagaacaaatgaggcctaaggtcagcagacggagggacataataaagatcagacaagaaataaacaaaattgagaagaatgaaacaatagaaaaaatcaatgaaaccaagagctcattcttcgagaaaataaacaaaagagataagcctctagccagacttattaacacagaaaggagaaagaaaaaatcacgacggaccccacagaaatacaaagaatttttagagagtactatgaaaacctatatgctaccaagctgggaaacctaggagaaatgaacaacttcctagaaaaatacaaccttccaacactgacccagaaacaaacagaaaatgtaaacagaccaattaccagaaacaaaattgaatcggtaatcaaaaaactacccaagaacaaaacccccgggccagatggatttaccttggaattttatcagacatacagagaagacataacacacattctccttaaagttttccaaaaaatagaagaggagggaatactcccaaactcattctatgaagccaacatcaccctaataccaaaaccaggaaaagaccccaccaaaaaagaaaactacagatcaatgtccctgatgaatgtaaatgcaaaaatactcaacaaaatattagcaaaccaaattcaaaaatacaacaagaggatcatacaccatgaccaagtgggattcatcccagggatgcaaggatggtacaacattcgaaaatccatcaacatcatccaccatatcaacaaaaagaaagacaaaaaccacatgaacatctccatagatgctgaaaaagcattcgacaaaatccaacatccattcatgataaaaactctcaacaaaatgggcatagagggcaagtacctcatcataataaacaccatatatgataaacccacagctgacatcatactgaacagcgagaagctgaaagcttttcctctgagatcaggtacaagacagggatgcccactctccccactgttatttaacataatactggaggtcctagccatcac includes these proteins:
- the HMGN5 gene encoding high mobility group nucleosome-binding domain-containing protein 5 gives rise to the protein MPKRKAAGQGEMRQEPKRRSARLSSMPVPVIPELKPKRSSTPRKMKIKNDTMEKNTDTSAKTIAETKQEVVKEEYNNENAENGETKIREAPAPEKELEEVKEEKVEAVEEEGAEKKEAVSAEGKDEKEDQEGDGEDQEEKEDGKEDKDEKEDENGKEEEDKKKKGDVKQGEDEKEEGEDSKEEEDKQEKGGEKQGEYGKGKGKDGKESEDGENRGEDEKQRETRKENEDGKEDEDGKEDKGGNEEDGKDDKDEEKAEEERKEQNGKGDGKNRGDGKEDENKAEVGKEVVKKEEVKKEDGKKESQSII